Proteins from a single region of Sesamum indicum cultivar Zhongzhi No. 13 linkage group LG5, S_indicum_v1.0, whole genome shotgun sequence:
- the LOC105162155 gene encoding 1-aminocyclopropane-1-carboxylate synthase 7-like, with translation MTIEIERPSVGLSKVAVSETHCEKSPYFAGWRAYDENPYDELCNPSGVIQMGLAENQVSLDLVEKYLQKPADNGSTTVGFRENALFQDYHGLQAFRKAMASFMEQIRGGRAKFDPDRVVITAGATAANELLTFILADPGDAMLIPTPYYPGFDRDLRWRTGANIVPVHCDSSNDFDITPEALEAAYREAESKNIKVRGMLITNPSNPLGITIKRSTLEDILDFVTRKNIHLVSDEIFSGSAFSSEDFVSVAEIVEARNYEDSERVHIVYSLSKDLGLPGFRVGTIYSYNDKVVTTARRMSSFTLISSQTQHLLALMLSDKSFTENYIKTNRQRLKKRYQKIIDGLKGVGIECLRGNAGLFCWMNLSSLLEKPTKEQELALWKLILHEVKINISPGSSCHCSEPGWFRVCFANMSEQTLEVALRRIHEFMDRRNNVKSFDVYSSDQLFSS, from the exons ATGACAATTGAGATCGAACGGCCCTCCGTGGGTTTATCAAAGGTTGCAGTATCAGAAACTCACTGCGAGAAATCACCTTATTTTGCTGGCTGGAGAGCATACGATGAAAACCCTTATGATGAGCTGTGCAATCCCTCTGGAGTCATACAGATGGGACTTGCAGAAAATCAG GTATCCTTGGATTTGGTCGAAAAGTACCTTCAAAAGCCGGCAGATAACGGGAGTACAACTGTCGGATTCAGAGAGAACGCGTTGTTCCAAGATTATCATGGCTTGCAAGCTTTCAGAAAG GCCATGGCTAGCTTCATGGAACAAATAAGAGGGGGAAGAGCAAAGTTTGACCCTGATAGAGTTGTTATCACAGCCGGCGCAACGGCAGCGAATGAACTACTTACCTTCATTTTGGCTGATCCTGGAGATGCAATGCTTATACCAACTCCTTACTATCCAGG GTTCGACAGAgacttgaggtggagaacAGGAGCGAACATCGTGCCGGTCCACTGTGACAGTTCAAACGATTTCGATATCACGCCCGAGGCCCTGGAAGCGGCGTACCGTGAAGCTGAATCCAAGAACATCAAAGTTAGAGGAATGCTCATAACAAATCCATCAAACCCTTTAGGAATCACCATCAAACGATCAACTCTCGAAGACATTCTTGATTTCGTTACGCGTAAAAACATCCATCTCGTCTCTGACGAAATCTTTTCAGGCTCAGCCTTCTCCTCTGAGGACTTTGTCAGCGTTGCTGAGATCGTTGAGGCCCGGAACTACGAAGATTCTGAAAGAGTTCACATTGTTTATAGCCTGTCAAAGGACTTGGGCCTGCCGGGCTTTAGGGTTGGGACTATTTACTCATACAATGACAAAGTCGTCACCACTGCAAGAAGAATGTCCAGCTTCACTTTGATATCTTCCCAAACACAGCACCTCTTGGCTCTGATGCTCTCCGACAAAAGCTTCACTGAAAACTACATTAAAACCAACAGACAAAGGCTGAAGAAGCGGTACCAAAAGATCATCGACGGCCTGAAAGGCGTTGGTATCGAATGCTTGAGAGGAAATGCGGGGCTGTTTTGCTGGATGAATTTGAGCAGTTTACTGGAGAAGCCCACGAAGGAACAAGAACTGGCGTTGTGGAAATTGATATTGCATGAGGTGAAGATCAACATATCGCCAGGATCTTCTTGCCATTGCTCAGAGCCAGGTTGGTTTAGGGTTTGCTTTGCGAATATGAGTGAGCAAACACTGGAAGTTGCACTCAGGAGAATTCATGAGTTCATGGATAGGAGAAACAACGTGAAGAGCTTTGATGTTTACTCTTCAGATCagcttttttcttcttaa
- the LOC105162013 gene encoding uncharacterized protein LOC105162013, with protein MAKSDQTLLVLVMCIAVIACSWMPTSHCAKKPVGVARKEDIPYIKCQVCEKLASQLYHQVQAKQAEISPKKISEYQIIEIAENVCNLKKKEADWILKIDIVEKGDKLELVEHDSEGQCSSECKTIERACQEVLGYADTDIAEYLYKKKPQLDSLVNFICKDLTEACNSKPPPVPKDRTPGEPFVAKSEKEAEMERLLKSMEGMPGAPGMKMYSREDLMNQNFGDEDADDDDDDDEADLPKNLGKVLRQKDAKKYDWKERIVTGVQDAGEKLKGHADRVSNKIRRWWRSKKTSWEKSSKSGKAEL; from the exons ATGGCGAAATCTGATCAGACATTGCTAGTGCTAGTGATGTGTATAGCCGTGATAGCATGTTCATGGATGCCTACATCCCACTGCGCCAAGAAACCAGTCGGAGTGGCGAGAAAAGAAGACATTCCCTATATAAAATGTCAAGTCTGTGAGAAGTTGGCATCCCAATTATACCACCAGGTTCAAGCCAAACAAGCTGAGATCTCACCAAAAAAG ATATCGGAGTATCAAATCATAGAAATTGCGGAGAATGTCTGTaatctgaagaaaaaagaagctGATTGGATccttaaaattgatattgtgGAGAAAGGGGATAAATTGGAG CTCGTCGAACACGACTCTGAAGGACAATGTAGTTCAGAATGCAAAACGATAGAACGAGCTTGTCAAGAG GTTTTGGGTTATGCTGATACTGATATTGCAGAATACTTGTATAAAAAGAAGCCCCAGCTTGATTCTTTGGTGAATTTCATCTGCAAGGACCTTACAGAAGCATGCAATTCAAAGCCACCTCCGGTTCCTAAG GATAGGACTCCTGGAGAACCCTTTGTTGCCAAGTCGGAGAAAGAGGCAGAAATGGAGAGGCTACTGAAATCCATGGAG GGAATGCCAGGAGCTCCAGGCATGAAGATGTACTCAAGGGAAGACTTGATGAACCAAAACTTTGGCGACGAAGACGCAGATGATGACGACGACGATGATGAAGCAGATCTTCCCAAAAATTTG GGAAAAGTACTGAGGCAAAAAGATGCTAAAAAGTACGACTGGAAGGAACGGATTGTGACAGGAGTTCAGGATGCGGGGGAGAAACTGAAAGGCCATGCTGACAGAGTTTCGAACAAAATAAGACGGTGGTGGAGAAGCAAGAAAACAAGCTGGGAGAAGAGTTCAAAGTCCGGTAAAGCAGAGCTATAG